Genomic DNA from Hordeum vulgare subsp. vulgare chromosome 2H, MorexV3_pseudomolecules_assembly, whole genome shotgun sequence:
cgttccgaaaggtgatcttagaaaggtaatcatggaagaagatcATAACTCCtttctctcaatacatccaggaaacTCCAAGATGTattaggacttgaaacagaccttctggtggactcgcatgaagcgtgagattgctcagttcgtaaatgaatgtgatgtatgtcaaagggtgaaagcagagcatcaacgtccagcaggtattttgcatcctttgcccattcccgagtggaagttcgatcatattgagatggatttcgtcaccgggtttccgaagtccaagaagggtaatgatgccatcttcgacaTCATCGactagttgagtaaagtggctcattttcttccagtcaaggaatccatttcggcagctcagcttgcagagttgcacacttccaggatagtttctttgcacggcgtgcctatgatgatttcttcggatcgcggaagtatcttcacttccaagttctgggactgttttcagtctgcgatgggcacgaagatacgcttcaccacaacttttcatcctcatactagtggtcaagtggagcgagtcaatcaggttcttgaggatatgctgagagcgtgtgttatctcttttggcatgaagtgggaggattgtctgccttttgcggagttctcgtataacaacagttatcaagctagttctagcaaagctccgtttgaaattctctatggtaggaagtgtcgtaccccgctcaactggtccgagattgGCGagtgtcagattcttgggaatgacttgattgaaGAAGGTGAGGAGATGTGTCAGGTCATTCGGAACAATCTCAGagtagctcagtcccgtcagaagagctattatgatagcaagcatcgtgacatgtcttatgagctcgatgacttcgtctatctcatggtgtcgcctatgaagggtacgcagcactttggcatcaaaggcaagcttgcgcctcgtttcgttggtctgttcagagttgttggcaagagaggcgaccttgcgtaccagcttgagctcccgtcaaactttgcaaatgtgcatgatgtgttccatgtttctcagcttcgtagatgcttcaagacccccgagcgcactgttcatcttcaagacatcgaccttcaacctaacgtatcttatcatgagcatccagttgtggttctcgaggcgactgagcgcaagacccgcaacaagactgtcaaatttctcaaagtacagtggtcacaccattacgataaagaggctacttgggaatgcgaggatcacctccgttctgaatttccggagttcttttaggcgtagatctcgggtcgagatctttttgtagtgtgggagagtttgtaatgccccaagtgtgtagcttaccatatatggaaccttctctatgtgggtccaacttgtcattgacatgagtttaatgcatgtgttatttcatgtcaccttgttttgttattcctttgcatgcatgcatttcatccatcccatgcctattgtgtttgatgccttgtgatcttatgtgatGGTGTGAAGACATGTGGTGTGATGTGTTGATACTATGTATTAAGTGGGTGTTGCTTGAGTAGGTAGCTATGTGCTTCcaactaggttttaaaaccttCCATCTCTCTTTTATaccaaggtcaagtttcacttgttccttccctatttcaaaaatgttcttgatgtagcttgtattGAGGTGAGTGTGAGTAAGTGAAGTTGCTGTTTTGAACTTTGTTTTAGAGGtgctatatattcacaaaacagtggtaTAAATActgttttgcaaatattttcttgctcctaaaatcctattctattttttattgaataggtcatactttcttatgaccaggggtatttttacttttatttttggtGCCATAGGTTTTCCTGGGAGTTATTTGTTTCCTGATGTTGGTTTTAAATAGAGAACCCCCCCAGGAATTCTTTGCCTTTATCTATCGCCAGCCTTGGGCCACTTTCCCCTCCCGTGGCCCAACTCCCTCTCTATCTGGCGCAACAGCCCACCTTGCGCGTCCCTTCTCCTTTCTCTGACgccgttcccccccccccccccccccgctctcgCTTTCCGTCAGACAATAGAGAGAGAGCGAGTCGCCGTGAGGGCTCACGAACGTCGAGGCCCCCATATAGCCTCAGCGTGCGTGCCCccttccctagggttcctcctttccCCTCCTTGCGCCGCCACTCCTTCTCCCATCTCTCTTCCTTCCCCCAAAGTAAGTTCTGTAGcatctagcagagagagagagaagtgccCCGCTGTCGTCTACCGTGCTCCCGCCGTCTCCGGCGTCGaccaccatgtccaggggctccgggcaggaccccgcgctccattcctgcCGTTGTTcaggtcggggagcgaccacagcgacgggcaggagctcgtctACGGAGTGCACTCGGCGATCTTCTACCCCTGCGTCGGATCTGCTTCAGGCATTGTCAGGGCATCCTCGTCATCTCCAGGCGCCTCCTTCTTCCCGATCGGCgcccccttctccttcccctaggtgagctagctctcctcctcccttccccctcgttgGTTCGGCCTAGGGCTCGTCGTCATACCGCTGTCCCGAGAGGAGTTCGGCATgtgtgcatgtgtgatgtgtgttttgtgtgTTGTGCTCAGGCTCTTCGTGGCTCAGGGCATCCCTCGCAGCGTAGTGGTAGCCGTAGTAGATCTCCCCCTCGCGTAGTACTAGCAGTAGCGAGGCCATGCTCCGGTGATGTTCTCTGCCGCCGGCGTCTCTGGGTTCAGAGCAGAGCATCTGGTGCTCGTGGTAGATCACCTAGTAGTACCCCTCTGTTCTGTCAAGTCTCGAAGTGTAGCCGAGTGGTTTGTATGTTGGGTAGTTGCAAgtggttgtgggttcgagtcccagcttTGCCCCCTTTTTAATTCATGTTTTCGGCACAGTAGCAAGATGTGGGTTCAATAGGAGTTACCTTGCTTGGCTCCCCTTCTCTGTCGAGCTAGTTCCTGTTAGCAGAGTGGTGGCTTGTCTGTTGGTGGATCAGGGGCTGTGGGTTCGATCACCCCAAGACCTTTTATATTTGTGTTGCattattttctgtttttgcattgtaTGCTTGCATAGATGTAAGTGGGCTATTAGGTCTTCATGTGGGTATTTTTGTTTGCCTCCAACAACATGTGTTGCTAGTATTTGCTAGCCTGGTAGTTGTATAAGCATGTGTAGGATGAGTGCATATATGCATGTGTTAGTTTCATGTGTATGGTAGTTATGATGGTGTAGGCCTTGTGGCATGTCTAGTTGGTCTTTGTGCATGTGCAGACCTTGTGTGCAAGTGTAGGATTGAGCTAGTATTTGCATGTGTAGATGCATATCATGATATATATGTGTGTGGGGTGTGTCCATGTGCATGGTGATGAACTCATGCACCATGTTGTGatctgtatgtgtgtgtgtgggttccccccccccacataccttgtgtgtgtgcgagtgtgtgagtgtgtgtgtttgtgtttcACACATGCcgaaggcatgatgtgccttggaGAGCACATGAGCAAGttacatgtgtaggtgtaggaatgcctTTGTGAGTGTAAGCTAGGGTGTGAGTGTTAtttgcatgtgtaggtgcttgatgGAGTGGTGCTTGATGCTtgtggtgtgtggtggtgtgctaaggcacatgagcatgaggtctacccctcatgtgtacCAATGTAGTGTTGTTAGAGTACAAGTggatgtgtaggtgttgttctagtgaatagcacatgtgatgatgcactattcactatatgagattccatgtagattttcttatctagtttgtgcccatttgttctatgcaagtgcctatgtattatatatgtttttggggtagaattatcccaggaatccattggtgaagtcagttttgcctttggaacactttctgggaatgtcatatttcagatttgttctatgtttggagcttggttccttgagatgtggtgagcccaaggggttggttccttgttgtggcattagagggtgaccccctctatggcatgttaGTTTTGTTTAATGCTTAgtaattcatatgtgcaagttgtgcctagtcaaagtaggcatgtggctgtgaattccagtttagtgaaaatctgtgattttcactaagtctcagaatatgcttatattttcttctcctgttgttgtgcttgtagtggtccatgtgttgtgaatcAGCCTTTGATATCAAATAGAAAAttgtagattttgtgtttttctagctcctTGTAaattttcgttccatttggagtcctgtagatattgttttgggtgctctcaaaatgcttcagagcataaacaactagtgagaatctggaattttcactaagtccttgaaaactgatatttttggccaagttagaaactgtgtaactttctgtgtgaaacacctttgcattatatttttgcttgtgcttgtggtactcttggatagcttgtgccacatatcttatttggcatatttgggtcgctgtaggtgctttgcatgtagccctcaaactgctatgatgctgtttatggcagatggtatagttttgatgttttgatgtttgtgagagcatagatgatggtgtggtgatattccttgcaccaccccatccatgttggtttgttttatgtcttggcaacctgggaataccagaagtatgcattGGGGTGTGTTGAgatggatttgacacgtaggactctatttcttgtttcgttgtttcccgttgatccgtagctccgtttgtaacgttctttatatggttttgtatcgttttcgcgtgaagcatctgttcatgtcatcctcatgcatgtcaagatatcttagagtacagttatgtccaggaacttgtatttacttctcatggttGTGCtaatgactagaatagagatgcatgttcattttcatctcatgcatcatgtgcttgttgcatcttgaggtgttgttgttcattggatgctatttttatgttgggtagcaccgggatcggagaacgagtacatggatctgggagagtacgtgcaggacgaacaagagcagttccaagctgaggatatcacaggcaagatgatatgaccttgattccatgtctagacttgttatgctagattaccttTCTTCATCATATGCTcggtgcctaccactgaaataattgcctcctgatattgccatgaaacccaaacacttatcccttcctagcaaatcttgaatggctaagtaggctttgctcagctactaatgttagcgttgctagttgcaggtgcaattgtctcatgtgataacatgagtttgatatcattatattaatcttttatttaattaatgaacctatatacttggtaaataacggaaggcctagccttttgccgggtgctttgtttcgttattgccgccacagttatcggctaccggtgtttgattccataactgatcgctcctaacacgttcagggttgttatggggacccccttgataaatcgcgtagtgttaagacttgtccggcaggacccaaccttggtgttaatttgctaatcactgaataataatctgcatagggaatggcctcctcgaggaatttaatcaacaacccgggccagtgctcctcatgagtgttggtccaaactagagcactgtgcggggccaactcggggcaacttgagagatttctaccaGGCCACTGTACACGTCGCTCATCTGACGTGTCCTAAGACtgtgatacgcggctcttatcggggtcgtcgacacgacgggaggtcctgctagtcttgtcttaccttagcaatatatcttgcgtataggaatcccggtgaagctttggttctccccagagttgaggttttcctctaaggaatccgatgagatcacgagattcgtgatagaggattacatggcggcccgtgaccatttgtgatggactagttggagcacccctgcagggttttaatctttcagaaagccgtgcccgcggttatgtggcaacttggaatacttgTTAATATCCggtttatagataacttgaacataatataataacttgactagttcgggcaccgaggtcatagattggtgagtccccgtggctcacagattccttcaaaacaccaacaggtacaaatacccccgagacaggtgatcctgacggcacgcagctggcgtggcagtacgatgaggagaacgaccgcctgtacgtgaactatccagaagactgaggcatggtcgtgatcgtgggcaagcatgcagggtagcatggtcatttctcatgttctgtagtccgtagcggaactatcttgtttggatgcgtgatgtaactctgatatatttatgagatggcagttgaatcccttgttttcattctactattattatgtatgtgctatgttatcgtgcttgcaaaacgcttagatgcgcttctttccaattcggggcctcgttccctaaatcggaaaggaccgcatcttagtcgttacagaggAGGTCCAAGGAAGACTTTGTCGCGCTGAAACACAGATCCAAAGAGGGTGTGCACGACTTCATCACAACCTTCTCTGCTAATGTGCATTGAGCTCATGAGGTTCTTACTTGGAGTCGTTGCTGCTTTGCTCTAGAGCATGGATAGACTGTACGACCCCCCTTGATTTATCTCTGTAGGATAGTGGTCTTGCTGACTGTTAGATAGGTAGGATGCCTAACCCTCTTCTAACATGTCCATGTAAAATCTGATTATATGCCTTGTGCTCTTTACTATTTTAATATAGAAAGGTTGTAGGAAATTCTCCCATAGTCATTCACAGTTCAAAAAAGCCTATCAATTACTCATAGACAACAAAATAGTTTATTCCCAAGAACCCACAATCAAACAAGCAAACATGACTACCATTAATGAAATAAGAAAATTTATTCATGTGACTACACATGTGTTGTATGTGCATGAATTACTAGTATGTTCAACCTGGCCAAATAGGTCAATTTGGCCCAACCTAGGTTATACAGGCCAGACGCGACACGGCCCTCTTAGGCACGCCAACTACACGAACTGACACACGTGCCTAGCTCCCCAACCCAGGCACGATCCTTTAGTAAACGGGCCAGCCCGAAGGTACGTCAAGTTTGCTCGCCCTCATAGAATTCAACCTATTAAGTTGTTTTGGGTATGTCTTTAGTCTATTGGGTTGTATAAtataaaaagataaaaaaattaaACTGGTCGTGTCGTGGTCGACACTCGTGTCCACCTTACATCCACACATGACCCTAGACGGGCCACATGACGACACAACCCAATTATAAACGTGTCGGGCCACATGCACCATTGACTGGGCACGTGAGCTATGAGCCAACACACCAAGACCAACCCATTTGGCCACGTTTGTTCGTTCAAAGGTATACCTAGGCTTATATCGGGTTGGGCCAGGTAAAAAAATTGATGCTGAAAAATCCAGACCTGAGCCCGGCCCGGCCTAACTGTCGGGCCTAATAAATTAGACCCGAACCCAACCCAAGCCAAGAAAAACCCGACATGACCCGGCTACAACCAAAAACTGCCTTTTCATAAGCCCAAACCCGGCCCGGCCCAACCCTCGGGCTCAGTTTTTAGGCATGAGCCCGGCCCGAAATTTTCATGCCTAGACGTCTGGGCCGGGCTGCACATGTCTAGCAGAGCTGGCCAAACAGGCTGGCACGGCACGGCCCCGCCCAGGCACGTTTATTAGTCGGGTCGTGTCGGGCCGACCCGTGTGCTGTGCCTCCAGGCCCAGACATGACCCGGTTATCAAACAGGCTGGCATGTTGGTCCGATTAACACGCTGTGCCGCATAAACGGGTCGTGCCGTGTCGGCCCGTGCCCAGCCTCCATGCCCAGGCACGGCCTGAGGCGTGCTTCGTGTCGGGCCCGAGCACGATTAACCCGTGTCGTGCCAGACACGCGGGCTGTCGGGCCGGCCCGATTTACCGGGCCCGTTTGGCCAGATCTGATGCCCAGGTCTATTCAAAGgaccaaaactcaacaaaatctcTCCGTTTTTTTAGAAAAAAGCAGAATCTCTCTGGTGTGTACCGGAGGCTGAGAGTAGTCGTGGCCGTCGTGTCAGGAGTACTCCCGTGCCAGAAAGCCACACCGGCGCCGCCTCCCAACCTCTGCCTCCATCTCCGTCTCCGGGAAGCGGCGAGGAGCCTTGCGCTGCATCGCCGTCGAGATGGATCTCCTGAGGAGGGAGCTGGAGAAGAAGCGGAAGGCGGCAACGGCCGACTTCGGCGGTAAGAACTTTGTCCGGCGGTCGGAGCTGGAGGAGAAGCAGCTCCAGAAGCGCCGCCAGATCCCCGCCAAGGTTACTTCTGTGCCCGCCCCcaactcctccgccgcctccgacCCTACCAACTCCAACGCCGACCCCGCCCAGGCCGGGGACgggaaccctaaccctagctcctCCGCCGCCGCGGCCTCTGTTCCACCCGCCCTCGCGGGGAAGAAGGCCACGCCGGAGGATACGCTCCACTCCGAGGAGCGCCGCATTGACGAGCTCGTCCTCCCGCGGAACGAAGTCATGCGGCGCCTCCGGGTGCTCCGCGAGCCGGTCACGTTATTTGGGGAGGATGACGCCGACCGCCTTGATCGCCTCAAGCTCGTGCTCAAGTCCGGGGCGATCGACGACATTGACGACCTCGAGATGACAGAGGGGCAGACCAACGATTTCCTCCGTGACATGATTGAGCTCCGCATGAGGCAGAAGGCCGGTCGAGACGCCTAtggcaagggcaagggcaagcgtGTAGGTGCTGGTGATGGCGGCGAGGGTGGCGCCCTGGGAGACGATGTGGATGAAGGGGATGGGGATGCCCGGAGGAGTGGGGATGATGCTGATGCAGACAAGGACTCGAAGCGAATGAAGACCAAATTTGAGGAGCTTTGTGACGAAGACAAGATCTTAGTCTTCTTCAAGAGGTTGCTCAATGAGTGGAACCAGGAGCTGGATGATATGACAGAGCTggagaagcggacggcaaaggggaagtCAATGTTTGCAACGTTCAAGCAGTGTGCGCGGTATCTCAGTCCACTGTTTGAGTTCTGCAGGAAGAAGGTGAGAATATTTTTGTGTTCTGTCAGCTGGTTGCTTAAATTGTGTGATGTTACTTTTATCCAGTTACGAATTAAAGTAATTGTGCAAGAGTGAGGTGAATTGGAATTTAAAATGTGCTTTCGATAACATGATGTGcctaaaaaattcagaatcaCGGGTAAAGTGACAAGTGCTATTGTAGGACTAGAGTTGTATTAGAAATAGGAGATGGCAAAACTTGACATCCGATATAATTTCAAACTTTTGCTCAGGTCCTTTTTAGTTCTTGCATTGCAGCCTCAACAAGTCATAGAGTATTTTGCAAAGGAAAATGATCAAAGAGATGGTCATTGTCATACATATTTTACAtataaattatgcatgtatacccGGACCAAAATAATGGTAACCGGAGCAACATCACATAAATAATTTTTTAAGGAAAAGGGACCTACATCTGGCCATCTGTTGAATGTAATGATGGAAGATAGTTATAAATAGTCATCTAATGTTTGTGCTGTAACCTGGCTGTATTTACGTAGTTTCTTATGACCATTTGACTAAAGTCTATCTCACTAAGATCTTATGATTATGTAAAGCGCATTTGCTTGAGATTCAACGAAGCTTATGAACTTCTATGATAGAGTCCATCCTGGTAGTGCCAGAGGATCACTATATATTCTGTACCTTAGGCCAGCTTATAAAGTTGTAATGATATGACTTTTTTATGAAATGTCTTGTATATCCATGACACCTGGTAGGCTGCTTCCTAGTTAGTGTGATGCTAAACTTACATTGATTTTGCACAACATTGTTGCATCTGCTCCTTTATATCCGTTTTATTCTGCCAAGGATCACACAGTTTTGTTATTACTTCTTCACTATAAATCATAATATATCTAGTTAAAAATCCTCTCATTTTTGCAGTATACTTCTTATTAACTAATTGATCCATTATATGTTGGATATGCAAATTAAAAACCATGTACTCTGAGTAGTGTAATGGGCCTTGACTGTATGCTTGGTATTTTCGTGTTGATGTTAATTTCAAATTTAATATAGCTCTTATACGTGTAAAGAGTATATGTACGGCTGGACCAGGAAACACATATAATCAGTCCATCCCTATTGTAGGGAGGGTGCTCTTTTAAAAAATGATGAAAACAATTTCGTTGGAAATTCTTCTAGCCTGGGGCTCAAGTGTTTAGTGTTTACTGTCAACTGGGAGGGTGCTCTTGCCAAAATGATGAAAACAATTTCATTGGAAACTCTTGTAGCCTGGGGCTCAAGTGTTTACTATCAACTGAACTTTCAAGGCCTGACTCAAAACAAACGGTTAACCTATTTTTCAAACCCATTTCAATTTTCGGTTCTTTTTTGTCATTCTTCATCTGTGCATTTTCTGGCATACACTGTGGTTCCTGATTCATTGTTATGTAGGAGTAGCTAGCTACCTGGCCCAGATTTTCTGATTCTAAAAAAAAGGCAGTACTAAGTTGGACTTTCCACATATTCTAGTTCCTGTTTATTGATTCAGCTTCCTCTTAAACTACTTGTTGCTTCTCCATGGATTCACTCTCTCATTAAAGAACATGCTCATGCTGAATTGTGATGCTCACATCTGAATTCTGAAGAATGCTGATGAACTTTGTGTTGTACCTTTCATGCATATGTTATGTTCACCCTCTCCTAACCGCGTACTGCTTGGTATTTCTGACACCAATTATTGCTTCTGTGTTTAGGTTCTTCCTGATGACATCCGTAAAGCATTGCTCTTTATTGTGGACTGCTGCATGAAGCGTGATTATTTGCAAGCAATGGACCAATACATCAAGCTGGCCATTGGGAACGCCCCATGGCCTATTGGAGTCACTATGGTTGGTATCCACGAGCGTTCTGCACGAGAGAAGATTTACACGAACAGTGTGGCTCATATTATGAATGACGAGACCACTCGCAAGTACCTTCAGTCGATCAAGAGGCTTATGACCCTTTGCCAGCGGCGCTATCCTGCTCTGCCCTCCAAATCAGTGGAGTTCAACAGCCTGGCAAATGGGAGTGACTTGCAGGCCCTTCTATCGGAGGAGAAGGATCCGACAAAAGGTCCTTCTGAGGAAAGGCTCCGGCTGATGCCAGCGTCAAAAGAGTGATGCTTCAACCACAAGCTTGGATCACAAATAGAAGTTTGGGGTCTTTGTGTAATGTAAACTAAATGCGACGTTTCCTGTCATGTTTCAATTTTTGTACTGACGCAGAACAACAGAAGAATCATATATGTTGGTCAAATTTTAAAGAAGCTATATGGTTATCTGTGCTCAATAGAACTTACTGCCTGAGGTTTCATGAAATCAGCCTAATTGCTTATAACATCCTGCACAGTTTAACAAAGGTGCTGTCAAACCATACTTACTTGGTTAATCATGTGGGTTATCTCATACACCTCTGTCATATAAGACGCTTTAGATCACTAAGTTTacatttacagagggagtactagttaTGTTGTCACAGAATATATCAGACTTGGCTACTTGGGTAACAGAGGCAAACCACTCTGCTTGAAAGAGGATTCACTTGACTTGCATGGAAACTATTTCCACTCCTTTGGCAGTTTGCATATGTCGCCGGCAGCATTCATCAGTCTCCCTCCTTGTGCTGAATTCTGGGTAAGTGAGCCCACTGCATCACAACAAACCAATTATAATTTCCAAATCACAAGATCGAAGTTTGGATGAAGCTACATCAAAAGATGATTTAGAAGCTGGTTTTTCAGTGGAGACATGAATGCCTACGTTTTTAGCGGCCGTGCTGAATGCTTCTTTGTGGGTGATGTCAGGCTCCATGGCTTTGATCCTCTTTATCTCTTCCCTGAGAACATGGTGAATATGTTTAAAAAAAATGGCCTCCCACATGAAAATGTTTGGCAAATGCTATGGCTGCATGCCCATTTTCTTACTTGATGAAACAGTTGTACGCTGACGGCGTCCGCTGCTTCCTCACCGGCGCTGCAAAAGAAGCATATGTATGCTTAGCACGCATAGCTCATGATCCGTCTGCCGGTGCACAAGAAAAGACGCGTAAGTTTGTCTACGTTTGTTGACGGCAGTGGCACTCTTCTCCACGACCTCTCCctccccgtcgtcgtcgtcgtcgtcgttgtcgccggcGCTGCTTTCGTCCGACCATTCTCTCGGTGGTGGATCAACGCCCAGCTCCTGTTCCACACATCAGTGTCCTATACATATGTTGCCCATCAAAAGCAAGTTGGGAAGCAAAGGGCTGACCTGCAGAGGCAGCTCGacggacggcggcggcgacggtggaGGGGGAGAAGCCACGCTGACGGAGAGGATGCCGGCGCAGCGGCCGCACTGCACGGCCACCATCTTGAGAAGGCCGCTGCACGGCACGCTCACCTGCACGTACGCGTTTAGGCGAGCGCCTGCGCATTACCTGCACGGGACGAGAGCCAAGCGGCACGTACGTTACGTACcagcaagatggtggcgcagaacCGGCACTGCACGTAGCCGAGCCGCTCGTGGAGGCCGCCGAGAGCCAGGGGAGACGCCGCCGACGacatggcggcggcgacgacgacgagccgTGCGATCTCCGGGTATATAGTGCGCCGTGGAAGGGGCCGCAGTTTATAAGCACGAG
This window encodes:
- the LOC123425621 gene encoding pre-mRNA-splicing factor 18 produces the protein MDLLRRELEKKRKAATADFGGKNFVRRSELEEKQLQKRRQIPAKVTSVPAPNSSAASDPTNSNADPAQAGDGNPNPSSSAAAASVPPALAGKKATPEDTLHSEERRIDELVLPRNEVMRRLRVLREPVTLFGEDDADRLDRLKLVLKSGAIDDIDDLEMTEGQTNDFLRDMIELRMRQKAGRDAYGKGKGKRVGAGDGGEGGALGDDVDEGDGDARRSGDDADADKDSKRMKTKFEELCDEDKILVFFKRLLNEWNQELDDMTELEKRTAKGKSMFATFKQCARYLSPLFEFCRKKVLPDDIRKALLFIVDCCMKRDYLQAMDQYIKLAIGNAPWPIGVTMVGIHERSAREKIYTNSVAHIMNDETTRKYLQSIKRLMTLCQRRYPALPSKSVEFNSLANGSDLQALLSEEKDPTKGPSEERLRLMPASKE
- the LOC123425941 gene encoding protein YABBY 7-like, with the protein product MSSAASPLALGGLHERLGYVQCRFCATILLVSVPCSGLLKMVAVQCGRCAGILSVSVASPPPPSPPPSVELPLQELGVDPPPREWSDESSAGDNDDDDDDGEGEVVEKSATAVNKPPVRKQRTPSAYNCFIKEEIKRIKAMEPDITHKEAFSTAAKNWAHLPRIQHKEGD